The DNA region CAGCGACCACACGTTGGGAACGATATTGCGCCACGAGGCGATTTCAATCTTCATGCCCAGGTCCGCCAGAATGGCCGACATATTGGCGATGGTCTGCTCCAGCGGCAGATCCTTGCCCGCAATATACGTGCTCGCCTCTGAGGTAGAAGCAGGCATCAGCAACGCTTGGGCATCGGCGTCGAGGTTTTCCACCTCTTCGATCACAAACTCAGGCCCGGCCTGGACCACTTTTTTCACGGTACACCGGTCGATGGAACGCAGGATGCCCTGGCGGTCCTTGTCGGAAATATCCGCCGGCAACTCGACCTGGATCTTGAAAATCTGGTTGTAGCGGTTTTCCGGATCAACAATGTTGTTCTGCGACAGGCGGATGTTTTCGGTGGGAATACTGCGAGTGTCGCAGTACAGCTTCACGAAATAAGCCGCACACAACGCCGACGAAGCCAGGAAGTAGTCGAACGGACCCGGTGCCGAGCCATCGCCCTTGTAGCGGATAGGTTGATCGGCCACCACCGTGAAGTCGTCGAACTTGGCTTCAAGTCGAAGGTTGTCGAGAAAGTTGACCTTGATTTCCATGGGGGATTACCAGAATAACGGGCTAGACGATTTGGTCGCCATTATCCGGCTTTTCGGCCGTAAGTCTCAGAAAAAAGGCCAGTCATGTGCGCACGCGACTGGCCTTCTTTGTTTCGGGAGCGTCGGATTGCAGCACATGAGGCAGAAGCGTTGGTCAGTGATGCGCCGCCAGGAATTCCTCAGTGGAAATCACGCTCGCATAGGCGAAGCCCAGGGCCGACATGAAGGCGGCGTGCACTTGGGCTGCCGGGACCGTGACACCGTTGAACTCCAGATCACGGGTAGCGCAGGCGTCGTGAATCACCGTGACGGTATAGCCCATATCGGCAGCCGCGCGGGTGATGCCGTCGACACACATGTGGCTCATGCTGCCGACGACGACCAGTTCCTTGATGCCTTGCTCGTCGAGGATTGACCGTAGTTCGGTTTCTCGGAACGAGTTGACGAAGTGTTTGAGCACGACCGGTTCGTCGGCGCGGTTGAGGACTTTGGGGTGCAGCTTCGCGCCCTCGGAGCCCGGCGTGAAAAAGGGCGCTTCGTCGGAGGTGAATTCGTGGCGGATGTGCACCACCGAATCACCCGCATCGCGGAAGGCTTTGAGCAGACGAACGGTATTGTCCGCCGCGGCATCGGCGCCGACCAGCGGCCACTTGCCTTGAGGGAAGTAGTCGTTTTGGATATCAACTACGATGAGTGCTTGCTTGGCCATGACTGTTTCCTCGAAGTGCTTGTTGGGTGTGGAAGGAAGTATTGGGTCTGGCAGGCCGTCCGAGGATTGGCCGCACCGACAATAGAAGGGGGAAAACTGACAATGGACGCAGAAAGACCAATCGCCGAGTTGGGCGTACTGATCTATCCCGGTGCGCAGATGGCGGCGGTGCATGGATTGACAGACTTGTTCGGGGTGGCGAACCGGATTGCCGCCGAGCATCAGGCGGCGCAGTTGCCGTTGCTGCGGGTCAGCCATTGGCAGGTTGATGGCGATCAGGCGCCCGAGCGGGTCTACGACAGTCATCCTGCTCCAGGCGGCACGTTGGTGGCGGTGTTGATCCCGCCGTCGATTGCCGGTTTTTCCGAAGGCCAGGCACCGCAGGGGCTGACTCGCTGGCTGCGTCAGCAACACGCCAATGGCGCGACACTCGGCGGGGTTTGTGTGGGGTCGATTCTGTTGGCCGAAAGCGGCCTGCTTGACGGTCGCAGCGCCACCACCCACTGGACCTCGGCCAAAACCTTCGCCGAGCGTTACCCGGCGATCAAGCTCAAGGCCGAAACCCCCATCGTTGACGACGGAGACCTGATCACCACCGCTGGGCTGATGGCCTGGTCCGAACTGGGCTTGCGTCTGGTCAACCGCCTGCTGGGGCCAAGCATTGCCACCAGCACCGCGCGGTTTCTGGTGGTGGAGCACAGCGACAGCGCGAGCGAGTGCGGCAGCAATTTTTCACCCATTCTCAGCCATGGCGACGCCTCGATTCTCAAGGTCCAGCATTGGTTGCAAAGCACCGGAGCGACCGATGTGTCGCTGGCGGCGATGGCCGAGCGGGCAGGACTGGAAGAGCGCACGTTCCTGCGTCGATTTCGTGCGGCAACTGGACTCAAACCCACTGAGTACTGCCAGCACCTGCGGGTCGGCAAGGCCCGGGAAATGCTCGAGTTTACCAACGGCACCATCGATCACATTGCCTGGACGGTGGGTTATCAGGATCCGAGCGCCTTTCGGGCGACGTTCAAGAAGATTACCGGGTTGGCGCCGAGTGATTACCGGACACGGTTTGGGGTGACGCCCTCAGCCGTGGCTCGGTAGCCAAATCACAACAGATCAAAATGTGGGAGCGGGCTTGCTCGCGAATGCAATCTGTCAGTCGATATTAATGCTGAATGACACACCGCTTTCGCGAGCAAGCCCGCTCCCACATTGGATCTGTGTAAGCCTTCGGTCGTGCAAAATGCCGGAATCTTGAAGGCTGTCGTGCAGAATCAAGCAGGCACGGTGCCATCATGTTTTTCGTAACGGGCTGATTTGAAAAACGTTTGTCTTTGGCCCCCCTTGGCCTGATCTCTGCACCCCTTCAACTACATTCATCAAGCGCAGACTGAAGGGGGACGCATGACCCCAGCAAGCCGCAAGAAACTGGTGGTCGCCCACTCCGTGCGCCCCGAGGCTCCGTTGCACGAAGTGGAAACCAATCGTGCGCTGGCCCGTTGGCTGGCACAGATCCTGGGGCTTAAATACGGCGGCAGTTACGACCCCGAACTGCACAACGGTCGAGACCTTTATCTGTTGCCGACCCAGACGCTTGTTGGCGTCGCTGCCGCCCGGCAATTGGGCGTCAAGGGGCCGGAGGATTTATGGGGCGGTTACGTCGACCATGATTTCATCTGTACCAAAGCCATCAGTCACGGGCTGCGCAACAAAGATGCTCACGCACCGGAAGGCTGGTCACCGTTGTTTTCCGAACGGGTGCGCAGCGTGGTGCTCGACGGCCTCAGTGTTTTTTCCATGGCCGATGCGCGTCCTGCGGCGGAGCATCTGCTCTACAGCGGCCCGATCCGCATCAAGCCGATTCATGCCTGCGCCGGACGCGGTCAGGAAGTGATCAAAAGCCTCGACCAGTTCGATGCCATCCTCGCCAGACCCGAGGCCAATGCGCTGTTCACCGAAGGTGTGGTGCTGGAGCAGGACCTGGACAACGTGATCACCCACAGCGTCGGTCAGAGCTTTATCGGCGACACGGTGCTGAGTTATTGCGGTGATCAATACTTGACCGAAGACGGTCAGGGCGAGCAGGTTTATGGAGGGTCCAACCTGCTGGTGGTGCGGGGTCACTACGATGATCTGCTCGAACTGGAACTGCCGGACGATGTGCGGCTGGCGATCCGCCAGGCGCAATTGTTCGACCGCGCCGCGGATGAGGCTTATCCCGGTTTCTACGCCTCGCGGCGCAACTACGACATTGCCCAAGGTGTCGACAGTAATGGCAAGCAGCGCAGCGGTGTGCTCGAGCAGTCCTGGCGGATGGGCGGTGCCAGCAGCGCCGAAGTTGCCGCCTTGCAAAGCTTCGTCAACGACTCCGGGATGCGCGCGATTCGCGTGTCGTCGGTCGAGACCTACATCGACCAGCCGCTGCCGGCGGACGCCATCGAGGTGTATCGCGGGCCGGCGCAAAACAGTGACTTTCTTCTCAAGTACGTAACGGTTAAATCCTATGACGGCTAGAAGCGAAACCATTCAGATCGACATCGACGATGAGCAGATGGTCGGGACTTTTCTCAGTC from Pseudomonas sp. ACM7 includes:
- a CDS encoding GlxA family transcriptional regulator, which codes for MDAERPIAELGVLIYPGAQMAAVHGLTDLFGVANRIAAEHQAAQLPLLRVSHWQVDGDQAPERVYDSHPAPGGTLVAVLIPPSIAGFSEGQAPQGLTRWLRQQHANGATLGGVCVGSILLAESGLLDGRSATTHWTSAKTFAERYPAIKLKAETPIVDDGDLITTAGLMAWSELGLRLVNRLLGPSIATSTARFLVVEHSDSASECGSNFSPILSHGDASILKVQHWLQSTGATDVSLAAMAERAGLEERTFLRRFRAATGLKPTEYCQHLRVGKAREMLEFTNGTIDHIAWTVGYQDPSAFRATFKKITGLAPSDYRTRFGVTPSAVAR
- a CDS encoding DUF3182 family protein; translation: MTPASRKKLVVAHSVRPEAPLHEVETNRALARWLAQILGLKYGGSYDPELHNGRDLYLLPTQTLVGVAAARQLGVKGPEDLWGGYVDHDFICTKAISHGLRNKDAHAPEGWSPLFSERVRSVVLDGLSVFSMADARPAAEHLLYSGPIRIKPIHACAGRGQEVIKSLDQFDAILARPEANALFTEGVVLEQDLDNVITHSVGQSFIGDTVLSYCGDQYLTEDGQGEQVYGGSNLLVVRGHYDDLLELELPDDVRLAIRQAQLFDRAADEAYPGFYASRRNYDIAQGVDSNGKQRSGVLEQSWRMGGASSAEVAALQSFVNDSGMRAIRVSSVETYIDQPLPADAIEVYRGPAQNSDFLLKYVTVKSYDG
- a CDS encoding cysteine hydrolase family protein; its protein translation is MAKQALIVVDIQNDYFPQGKWPLVGADAAADNTVRLLKAFRDAGDSVVHIRHEFTSDEAPFFTPGSEGAKLHPKVLNRADEPVVLKHFVNSFRETELRSILDEQGIKELVVVGSMSHMCVDGITRAAADMGYTVTVIHDACATRDLEFNGVTVPAAQVHAAFMSALGFAYASVISTEEFLAAHH